One genomic region from Leptolyngbyaceae cyanobacterium JSC-12 encodes:
- a CDS encoding phosphoglycerate mutase 1 (IMG reference gene:2510094047~PFAM: Phosphoglycerate mutase family~TIGRFAM: phosphoglycerate mutase, BPG-dependent, family 1) — translation MAKLILTRHGQSLWNAENKFTGWVDVPLSEQGRAEATIASCKLRNYRVRVCFTSMLFRAIETAIIILTEVDDICDGRIPILKHDVDDVDWHGWDKYNGDPEQELPVYTVPALDERYYGELQGLNKAETAAKFGTEQVQIWRRSYDVAPPGGESLADTVKRTVPFFRDRIMKHLIEGDNVLIAAHGNSLRSIIKYLENLSEEEIVKVELGTAIPIIYDIDSTGQVTNKIILN, via the coding sequence ATGGCTAAGTTGATTTTGACTCGCCACGGACAAAGCCTCTGGAACGCAGAGAACAAATTTACTGGATGGGTTGATGTTCCCCTCAGTGAACAGGGGCGGGCAGAAGCGACGATCGCCTCCTGCAAACTCAGGAATTATCGAGTCCGAGTTTGTTTTACCAGTATGTTGTTCCGTGCCATTGAAACCGCCATCATCATTTTGACCGAGGTTGATGACATTTGTGATGGCAGAATTCCCATCCTCAAACATGACGTGGATGATGTAGATTGGCACGGTTGGGACAAATATAATGGTGACCCAGAGCAGGAGCTTCCTGTTTATACAGTGCCTGCTCTGGATGAACGCTATTATGGCGAATTACAGGGGCTAAACAAAGCGGAAACGGCTGCAAAATTTGGCACAGAACAGGTACAGATCTGGCGACGCTCTTATGATGTGGCTCCACCAGGAGGCGAAAGTTTAGCTGATACAGTTAAACGGACTGTTCCCTTCTTCCGCGATCGCATCATGAAACATCTGATAGAAGGAGATAATGTACTGATTGCAGCTCATGGAAACTCACTCCGTTCCATTATCAAATACCTGGAAAATTTATCAGAAGAGGAGATTGTAAAGGTTGAGCTAGGCACTGCAATTCCAATCATTTACGACATTGATTCAACAGGTCAAGTCACTAATAAAATTATCTTAAATTGA
- a CDS encoding putative permease (IMG reference gene:2510094046~PFAM: Predicted Permease Membrane Region) — translation MVLLVLLALSYLIRQLKIGRLKLGAPPGILITGLLLSALDFTIFPRIQTIGLFLFLYSVSFQAGFAFFVVVTSDGFNDIV, via the coding sequence ATGGTTTTGTTGGTGCTGCTGGCGCTGTCTTATCTGATTCGGCAACTTAAAATCGGGCGACTTAAGTTAGGTGCCCCTCCAGGAATATTGATTACAGGATTGCTCCTGAGTGCCCTGGATTTTACCATTTTTCCTAGAATCCAAACCATCGGACTGTTTCTGTTTTTGTATTCAGTGTCGTTTCAGGCAGGATTTGCTTTTTTTGTAGTGGTCACGTCGGATGGTTTCAACGATATAGTCTGA